The following coding sequences lie in one Rhinolophus ferrumequinum isolate MPI-CBG mRhiFer1 chromosome 14, mRhiFer1_v1.p, whole genome shotgun sequence genomic window:
- the MSC gene encoding musculin yields MSTGSVSDPEDMELRGLQRGYPVPASKRPPLRATERSYISPSDNSSAEEEDPDGEEERCALGAADSAGGCKRKRPRVAGGGGGKKPLPPKGSAAECKQSQRNAANARERARMRVLSKAFSRLKTSLPWVPPDTKLSKLDTLRLASSYIAHLRQLLQEDRYENGYVHPVNLTWPFVVSGRPDSDTKEVSAASRLCGTTA; encoded by the exons ATGTCCACCGGCTCGGTGAGCGACCCAGAGGACATGGAGCTGCGGGGGCTGCAGCGGGGGTACCCGGTTCCTGCCTCCAAAAGGCCGCCCCTCCGCGCCACGGAGCGCAGCTATATCTCGCCCAGTGACAACTCGTCCGCGGAGGAGGAAGACCCCGATGGCGAGGAGGAGCGGTGCGCCCTGGGTGCGGCGGACAGCGCGGGGGGCTGCAAGAGGAAGAGGCCCCGCGTGGCTGGGGGCGGCGGCGGCAAGAAGCCCCTCCCGCCCAAGGGCTCGGCGGCTGAGTGCAAGCAGTCGCAGCGGAACGCGGCGAACGCCCGCGAGCGCGCCCGGATGCGCGTACTAAGCAAAGCCTTCTCCAGGCTCAAGACCAGCCTGCCCTGGGTACCCCCCGACACCAAACTTTCCAAGCTGGACACGCTCCGGCTGGCTTCCAGCTACATCGCGCACCTGCGGCAGTTGCTTCAGGAGGATCGCTACGAGAACGGCTACGTGCACCCGGTGAACCTG ACGTGGCCATTTGTGGTCTCTGGACGACCCGACTCTGACACCAAAGAAGTTTCCGCAGCCAGCAGACTGTGTGGGACCACTGCTTAG